In Lycium ferocissimum isolate CSIRO_LF1 chromosome 11, AGI_CSIRO_Lferr_CH_V1, whole genome shotgun sequence, a single genomic region encodes these proteins:
- the LOC132036940 gene encoding transcription factor bHLH123-like isoform X2, which produces MAEEFQLGRGNWWESSTSSSTTTSSSRNKFIESGISLCTTPSASGATLGSMGSNFVWPTEIEDIKARSDNSSMVFPADSQRSYTTESSIGGGGGGVGRGVLSADHNLQMMGLGLSPQGLDWNQPFLGEKSGSGFRSILQEGLSSNANYQQEGTCHEQDHNWSTTQKIYHGNSDDSSVNDYNKQIMNRGISLDHQSQVFSGHNLENSAPYGSPSNMLQGLLISDNSQQQESNHFTSASRSLYYNPSYNNQSNCDVNIPPTSVDAMPTSSSSSSSWSKFPQFLRTSDPPKQQWPLPQPPPHRQSSHFSGGTPFWNATSAAANAVRSSFIPSLHPQLANPMVDEKPKHIAEVRNTSTIAKKANSTETSNKRPRNEAPSPLPAFKVRKEKMGDRITALQQLVSPFGKTDTASVLSEAIEYIKFLHEQVNVLSTPYMKSGASMQQSGDKSNVNPEGGKQDLRSRGLCLVPVSSTFPVTHETTVDFWTPTFGGTFR; this is translated from the exons ATGGCAGAAGAATTTCAACTAGGTAGAGGAAACTGGTGGGAATCATCAACATCTTCATCAACCACAACATCATCGTCTAGGAATAAGTTTATTGAGAGTGGAATATCATTATGTACTACGCCTTCAGCATCCGGTGCCACACTAGGTAGCATGGGAAGCAACTTTGTTTGGCCTACAGAAATTGAGGACATTAAGGCAAGATCCGATAATAGTTCTATGGTTTTTCCGGCTGATTCCCAAAGAAGTTACACCACTGAATCTTCCATAGGTGGTGGAGGCGGAGGCGTAGGGCGAGGCGTTTTATCTGCTGATCATAATTTGCAAATGATGGGCTTAGGGTTATCACCTCAAGGACTTGATTGGAACCAACCTTTCTT AGGTGAAAAATCTGGGAGTGGTTTTCGTTCTATACTTCAAGAAGGGTTGAGTTCAAATGCAAATTATCAGCAGGAAGGAACGTGTCATGAACAAGATCATAATTGGAGTACCACGCAAAAAATATATCATGGGAATTCTGATGATTCTTCAGTGAATGATTATAATAAACAAATTATGAACCGGGGCATTTCTTTAGATCATCAATCACAAGTATTTAGTGGTCACAATCTTGAAAATTCAGCACCTTATGGAAGTCCTTCAAATATGTTACAAGGGCTATTAATTTCTGATAATAGTCAGCAGCAAGAATCCAATCATTTTACAAGTGCTAGTAGATCGTTATATTATAATCCTTCCTATAATAACCAATCAAATTGTGATGTCAATATTCCTCCAACATCAGTTGATGCAATgcctacttcttcttcttcatcttcttcatggTCTAAATTTCCTCAATTCCTCCGAACATCAGACCCTCCGAAACAGCAGTGGCCGCTGCCACAGCCGCCGCCTCACCGCCAATCATCGCATTTCTCCGGTGGCACTCCTTTTTGGAATGCCACGTCAGCTGCCGCGAACGCTGTCCGATCAAGTTTCATCCCTTCTTTACATCCGCAACTTGCCAATCCAATGGTTGATGAGAAACCAAAG CATATAGCAGAAGTCAGGAATACAAGCACAATAGCAAAGAAAGCTAACAGTACTGAAACATCAAATAAGAGACCACGGAATGAAGCGCCATCTCCATTGCCAGCTTTTAAG GTGAGGAAAGAGAAAATGGGAGACAGAATCACTGCGCTTCAACAATTAGTCTCACCTTTTGGAAAG ACTGATACAGCTTCTGTGCTCTCCGAAGCGATCGAGTACATAAAGTTCCTCCATGAACAAGTTAAT GTCTTAAGCACACCATACATGAAAAGTGGAGCTTCCATGCAGCAG AGTGGTGATAAATCAAATGTGAATCCAGAGGGAGGAAAGCAAGATCTTAGAAGTCGAGGATTATGTTTGGTCCCAGTTTCTAGCACCTTTCCTGTAACTCATGAAACCACAGTTGATTTTTGGACTCCTACCTTTGGAGGAACTTTCAGATAA
- the LOC132036940 gene encoding transcription factor bHLH123-like isoform X1 has translation MAEEFQLGRGNWWESSTSSSTTTSSSRNKFIESGISLCTTPSASGATLGSMGSNFVWPTEIEDIKARSDNSSMVFPADSQRSYTTESSIGGGGGGVGRGVLSADHNLQMMGLGLSPQGLDWNQPFFRGEKSGSGFRSILQEGLSSNANYQQEGTCHEQDHNWSTTQKIYHGNSDDSSVNDYNKQIMNRGISLDHQSQVFSGHNLENSAPYGSPSNMLQGLLISDNSQQQESNHFTSASRSLYYNPSYNNQSNCDVNIPPTSVDAMPTSSSSSSSWSKFPQFLRTSDPPKQQWPLPQPPPHRQSSHFSGGTPFWNATSAAANAVRSSFIPSLHPQLANPMVDEKPKHIAEVRNTSTIAKKANSTETSNKRPRNEAPSPLPAFKVRKEKMGDRITALQQLVSPFGKTDTASVLSEAIEYIKFLHEQVNVLSTPYMKSGASMQQSGDKSNVNPEGGKQDLRSRGLCLVPVSSTFPVTHETTVDFWTPTFGGTFR, from the exons ATGGCAGAAGAATTTCAACTAGGTAGAGGAAACTGGTGGGAATCATCAACATCTTCATCAACCACAACATCATCGTCTAGGAATAAGTTTATTGAGAGTGGAATATCATTATGTACTACGCCTTCAGCATCCGGTGCCACACTAGGTAGCATGGGAAGCAACTTTGTTTGGCCTACAGAAATTGAGGACATTAAGGCAAGATCCGATAATAGTTCTATGGTTTTTCCGGCTGATTCCCAAAGAAGTTACACCACTGAATCTTCCATAGGTGGTGGAGGCGGAGGCGTAGGGCGAGGCGTTTTATCTGCTGATCATAATTTGCAAATGATGGGCTTAGGGTTATCACCTCAAGGACTTGATTGGAACCAACCTTTCTT CAGAGGTGAAAAATCTGGGAGTGGTTTTCGTTCTATACTTCAAGAAGGGTTGAGTTCAAATGCAAATTATCAGCAGGAAGGAACGTGTCATGAACAAGATCATAATTGGAGTACCACGCAAAAAATATATCATGGGAATTCTGATGATTCTTCAGTGAATGATTATAATAAACAAATTATGAACCGGGGCATTTCTTTAGATCATCAATCACAAGTATTTAGTGGTCACAATCTTGAAAATTCAGCACCTTATGGAAGTCCTTCAAATATGTTACAAGGGCTATTAATTTCTGATAATAGTCAGCAGCAAGAATCCAATCATTTTACAAGTGCTAGTAGATCGTTATATTATAATCCTTCCTATAATAACCAATCAAATTGTGATGTCAATATTCCTCCAACATCAGTTGATGCAATgcctacttcttcttcttcatcttcttcatggTCTAAATTTCCTCAATTCCTCCGAACATCAGACCCTCCGAAACAGCAGTGGCCGCTGCCACAGCCGCCGCCTCACCGCCAATCATCGCATTTCTCCGGTGGCACTCCTTTTTGGAATGCCACGTCAGCTGCCGCGAACGCTGTCCGATCAAGTTTCATCCCTTCTTTACATCCGCAACTTGCCAATCCAATGGTTGATGAGAAACCAAAG CATATAGCAGAAGTCAGGAATACAAGCACAATAGCAAAGAAAGCTAACAGTACTGAAACATCAAATAAGAGACCACGGAATGAAGCGCCATCTCCATTGCCAGCTTTTAAG GTGAGGAAAGAGAAAATGGGAGACAGAATCACTGCGCTTCAACAATTAGTCTCACCTTTTGGAAAG ACTGATACAGCTTCTGTGCTCTCCGAAGCGATCGAGTACATAAAGTTCCTCCATGAACAAGTTAAT GTCTTAAGCACACCATACATGAAAAGTGGAGCTTCCATGCAGCAG AGTGGTGATAAATCAAATGTGAATCCAGAGGGAGGAAAGCAAGATCTTAGAAGTCGAGGATTATGTTTGGTCCCAGTTTCTAGCACCTTTCCTGTAACTCATGAAACCACAGTTGATTTTTGGACTCCTACCTTTGGAGGAACTTTCAGATAA